One genomic segment of Rubripirellula tenax includes these proteins:
- a CDS encoding preprotein translocase subunit SecA, producing MSGSKWTLGRRQTYAGLNASVVDDVGRAVLDKLGLSLRPSQITSGHHLLGRTIVELPTGEGKTIATVFPACAFARRGRKVWIATANDYLAHRDAQWMRPVYDQLGVGVVSIAATMSPSERSAAYESDVVYGTIRSFGFDFLRSQIASEDWRGDVLIVDEADSILIDEARTPMVISSSGGSTEPERNGAEEACFRWAANVASQLRIDVDFVWLEDRGQTALTTIGRRSALDSVMPPQMRSLTTTEILHAVERSIQANQTLFRDVHYVVEGDGICLVDEYTGRKSVDRTLGGGLHQAIQAREGLTITSSNCPIARITVMEFVDRFRHVCGLTATAWEDRQELKSVYGCDVQRVESECPSKQVRSTDRIFATADEKWKAIEGETVSMVSAGRAVLIGTRTIELSERLSEQFRRAGIEHQLLTARNHEAEASIVAEAGRPGRVTIATNLAGRGTDIQLTDDVRRAGGLHVIVSEPHASSRIDRQLMGRGARAGDPGTACLFASGEDEILAQAFGRDFSRRSAASVTPASLARKLARAQRMVARQHRIERASSNASQQRLGEALRSLGMPPHTTPLPSN from the coding sequence GTGAGCGGTTCGAAATGGACACTCGGTCGCCGTCAAACGTATGCCGGGTTGAACGCATCTGTGGTCGATGATGTCGGTCGAGCCGTGCTGGACAAGCTCGGCTTGTCACTTCGCCCATCCCAGATCACCAGCGGCCACCACCTGCTTGGTCGAACCATCGTCGAACTGCCAACCGGCGAAGGCAAAACGATTGCAACCGTATTTCCGGCATGTGCGTTTGCCCGACGCGGTCGCAAAGTCTGGATCGCGACGGCCAACGATTACTTGGCCCACCGTGACGCACAGTGGATGCGACCGGTGTACGACCAGCTTGGTGTCGGTGTTGTCAGTATTGCCGCAACGATGTCGCCAAGTGAGCGTTCGGCCGCATACGAATCCGACGTGGTCTATGGGACCATCCGCTCATTCGGATTCGATTTCTTGAGATCCCAGATCGCGAGCGAGGACTGGCGGGGAGACGTTTTGATCGTCGACGAAGCCGACAGTATTCTGATCGACGAAGCCCGAACCCCGATGGTAATTTCGTCGTCGGGAGGCTCGACCGAACCTGAACGAAATGGCGCCGAAGAAGCTTGCTTCCGATGGGCTGCGAACGTCGCCAGCCAGCTTCGAATCGACGTCGATTTCGTTTGGTTGGAAGACCGAGGACAGACCGCCCTGACCACCATCGGCCGGCGTTCCGCACTGGATTCAGTCATGCCGCCGCAGATGCGATCGCTGACCACCACCGAGATCTTGCACGCGGTCGAACGGTCAATCCAGGCCAACCAAACCCTCTTTCGAGACGTTCACTACGTGGTCGAAGGCGACGGGATCTGCTTGGTCGACGAATACACCGGTCGAAAATCGGTCGACCGGACGCTCGGCGGTGGATTGCATCAAGCGATCCAGGCACGCGAAGGGTTGACGATCACGTCGTCAAATTGTCCGATCGCACGCATCACGGTCATGGAATTCGTTGATCGATTCAGACACGTATGCGGATTGACGGCGACCGCTTGGGAGGATCGTCAGGAGCTAAAGTCGGTCTACGGATGCGATGTACAGCGAGTTGAATCGGAGTGTCCGTCAAAGCAGGTTCGATCGACGGACCGCATTTTTGCGACCGCCGACGAAAAGTGGAAAGCGATCGAGGGCGAGACGGTTTCGATGGTTTCTGCCGGCCGAGCCGTGCTGATCGGAACGCGGACAATCGAGCTATCCGAACGTTTGAGCGAGCAGTTTCGACGCGCAGGCATCGAGCATCAATTGCTAACCGCTCGGAATCACGAAGCAGAAGCCAGTATCGTCGCCGAGGCCGGTCGGCCCGGTCGCGTCACGATCGCAACGAATCTAGCCGGACGCGGAACCGACATACAGCTTACCGACGACGTTCGCCGCGCCGGGGGGTTGCATGTCATCGTCAGTGAGCCGCACGCGTCGTCGCGAATCGATCGTCAATTGATGGGACGCGGCGCTCGGGCGGGCGACCCCGGGACCGCTTGTTTGTTTGCCAGCGGCGAGGACGAGATTTTGGCCCAGGCATTCGGTCGAGACTTTTCACGACGTTCTGCGGCGTCCGTGACACCTGCGAGTTTGGCTCGAAAGTTGGCCCGAGCCCAACGAATGGTGGCTCGCCAACACCGGATCGAGCGGGCAAGTTCCAACGCAAGCCAGCAACGGCTCGGCGAGGCCCTTCGTTCGCTGGGGATGCCTCCCCACACCACGCCGCTGCCTTCGAACTAA
- a CDS encoding DUF1549 domain-containing protein — protein sequence MRATAQRCLTFLVCFAGSIVSAGDDVPVESATESVSFHRDVEPILNRACYGCHQDAKPLGSYSMTDFHALTIGGETEQAAVVPGKPEDSFLLSQITPVDGHAEMPDEPFEPLADVEIEMIRRWIAEGAVDDSPIQAGPRFSADHPPTYSAAPAMPSIDVSPDGTRIAIAGFHEVVMINGADGKVLSRLVGMSPRINTVRFSPDGRRLAAVGGTPASRGELQVWDVASNQLVLSKPMTFDSLSGACWSPDGTKIALGASDNTVRAVDAESGVQVLFQGAHEDWVQDAGFTRDGKHLISVARDMSCKLTEVETERFVDNITSITPGALSGGLSSVAVHPARDEILIGGADGVAKVYRVFRETARKIGDDANLIRTLPKMSGRIFSVAISDDGSRLAAAATIDGHSEVRVWKYDFDGEVDDDLKKILGKRVAERSGAEKKRVEESRVREITELASVAIDNAAVYAIAFAPDRSLVVAANDGRVRKIDANGQIASTFAPFDIAPETAGNAEGFDAKVWNKRANQRYDDAVTETLPPMNDIESIQISPDQIEFASPYAYAQLIVTAIGKDGQTADITRSCEIDVPPWATLATDGLVRPTQNGSGRLSVRFGKQAQSIRISASGSRTGDVDHGSVDYIRDVSPVLSRLGCNSGTCHGAQKGKNGFRLSLRGYDPIFDLRALTDDLSARRLNAAAPQESLMLRKPLGTTPHQGGTLMEAGDPNHAILSRWIADGSLLDMDSSRVSHVEIFPTNPIVQSLAARQQVRVVAYYGDGTSRDVTREAFIESGNTDVAVSSRTGLLTAVRRGEAPILARFEGAYAATTLTVMGDRKDYQDRRPETWSQIDALVAAKWHRVKVEPSDLCDDPAFLRRVYLDLTGLPPTSDQFRSFVADDSPTRIKRARVIDELIGSEAYIEFWTNKWADLLQVNRKFLGVEGSTKFREWIRASVAANQPYDRFAEEVLTATGSNNDNAPASYFKTLRVPEDTMENTTHLFLGIRFNCNKCHDHPFERWTQDQYYEMASYFARVGLEKDPASGDRKIGGTAVEGATPLFEKVVDKVTGDVMHPRTGQPVEPKFPFDVPHEVEPNATRRTKLARWITDADNPYFARSYVNRLWGYLFGVGLIEPIDDIRAGNPPTNPDLLDHLSTTFIESGFDVAHMMRTICNSRTYQLDVAVHAMNQDDKLNYSHALPRRLPAEVIYDAVHSITGAVSHIPGVPPGTRAAALTDSGVKLEDGFLQNLGRPTRETACECERSSDLQLGPVMALISGPTIGAAIADPKNDLAKLVDKHADDHALVEELFIRTLGRTPSEAEFAAFIETTATIMSDHQKLGDRLAVSEQEWKKRREKLEIERAANLAATVAKIEQRKIEMQPEHQILEEARLQKMKAAEAMVAKAKSGIDQRIAKWSKDSSGEIEWHPIALSAASTTNQSVLVPLSDRSIIASGKKGKGIYKLTFQTKLPRITGFRIEAIPDPSLPSSGPGLGGNGNFVLTEVVVKSGSIDQPGKLTAAKIARATADYSQSGFKIDQTFDAKTNDQGGWAAANALGIVHWATFQFAEPIANEAGTVLNFDLHQFHNAVDHRLGRFRISLTTDAGKIGLGRPESLAAILDTPAGQRSDESKSLLADYVSKTDPEIQKATEALQVARQPIAADEQVVALEQQQTRLSVPTPDSPALVQLRADADQSTRQLENVRLTAAEDLTWALLNSPAFLFNH from the coding sequence ATGCGCGCGACTGCTCAACGCTGCTTGACGTTCCTGGTTTGTTTCGCCGGATCGATCGTATCCGCTGGCGACGACGTTCCCGTTGAATCTGCGACGGAATCGGTCAGCTTCCATCGCGATGTCGAACCGATTTTGAATCGCGCTTGCTATGGTTGCCACCAGGACGCCAAGCCGCTCGGTTCGTACTCGATGACCGACTTTCATGCGCTGACGATCGGCGGCGAAACGGAGCAAGCCGCGGTAGTACCGGGCAAGCCCGAGGACAGCTTTCTGTTGTCCCAGATCACACCCGTGGACGGTCATGCGGAGATGCCAGACGAACCGTTTGAACCCTTGGCGGATGTCGAGATCGAAATGATCCGCCGGTGGATCGCGGAAGGTGCCGTCGACGATTCGCCCATTCAAGCAGGGCCGCGGTTCAGCGCTGATCACCCGCCAACCTACTCCGCCGCCCCGGCTATGCCGTCGATCGATGTTTCGCCCGATGGCACGCGAATCGCGATCGCCGGATTCCACGAAGTTGTGATGATCAACGGCGCTGACGGCAAAGTCTTGTCGCGTCTGGTCGGAATGAGTCCGCGCATCAATACCGTTCGCTTCTCGCCCGACGGTCGACGTTTGGCTGCGGTCGGTGGAACGCCGGCGTCGCGAGGTGAGTTGCAAGTTTGGGATGTCGCATCGAACCAGTTGGTGTTGTCCAAACCGATGACTTTCGATTCGCTTAGCGGCGCATGCTGGTCGCCCGACGGAACGAAGATCGCGTTGGGTGCTTCGGATAACACGGTCCGCGCCGTGGATGCGGAAAGCGGTGTTCAAGTGCTCTTCCAAGGCGCCCACGAAGACTGGGTTCAAGATGCCGGGTTCACCCGCGATGGCAAACACTTGATTTCCGTCGCTCGAGACATGTCGTGCAAGCTAACCGAAGTCGAAACCGAACGCTTTGTCGACAACATCACTTCGATTACCCCCGGCGCTCTCTCGGGTGGGCTTTCCAGCGTGGCTGTTCATCCGGCTCGAGACGAAATCTTGATCGGTGGTGCCGATGGTGTTGCGAAGGTGTATCGGGTCTTCCGTGAAACGGCACGCAAGATTGGCGACGATGCCAACTTAATCCGAACGCTGCCCAAAATGTCCGGACGAATATTTAGCGTCGCGATTAGCGACGACGGTTCACGCTTGGCCGCGGCCGCAACGATTGACGGTCACAGCGAAGTGCGAGTTTGGAAATATGACTTTGATGGCGAAGTCGATGACGATTTGAAAAAGATACTCGGCAAACGGGTCGCCGAACGTAGCGGAGCCGAAAAGAAGCGGGTCGAAGAAAGTCGTGTTCGGGAGATTACGGAATTGGCGAGTGTCGCCATCGACAACGCCGCGGTGTATGCCATCGCTTTCGCGCCCGATCGAAGCCTGGTGGTGGCTGCCAACGATGGGCGGGTGCGCAAGATCGACGCGAATGGTCAGATCGCCTCGACGTTTGCACCGTTCGATATCGCGCCCGAAACGGCCGGCAACGCGGAGGGCTTCGATGCGAAAGTGTGGAACAAACGAGCGAATCAACGATACGACGACGCCGTCACCGAAACGCTGCCGCCGATGAACGACATCGAGTCCATTCAAATTTCACCCGACCAAATCGAGTTTGCGTCGCCTTATGCGTATGCGCAATTGATTGTCACAGCAATCGGAAAAGACGGCCAAACCGCCGACATCACACGTTCTTGTGAAATCGATGTGCCACCGTGGGCAACGCTTGCCACGGATGGGCTGGTGCGTCCCACGCAAAATGGTTCCGGCCGGCTATCCGTTCGCTTCGGAAAACAGGCTCAGTCGATTCGGATCTCGGCAAGCGGTTCCCGTACGGGCGATGTTGATCATGGATCCGTTGACTACATTCGCGATGTGTCACCAGTGCTTAGCCGATTGGGGTGTAACAGCGGCACATGCCATGGAGCTCAAAAGGGCAAGAATGGTTTCCGGCTATCGCTTCGCGGATACGATCCCATTTTCGATTTGCGTGCTTTAACCGATGACTTGTCGGCACGTCGACTCAACGCCGCCGCTCCGCAAGAATCATTGATGCTTCGCAAGCCATTGGGCACCACGCCACACCAGGGCGGCACGCTGATGGAAGCGGGCGATCCGAACCATGCAATCTTGAGTCGCTGGATTGCCGATGGCAGCCTGTTGGATATGGATTCGTCGCGAGTATCGCACGTTGAAATCTTTCCGACCAATCCGATCGTTCAGAGCCTGGCCGCTCGCCAACAAGTTCGCGTCGTTGCGTACTACGGCGACGGGACATCACGTGATGTGACACGGGAAGCCTTCATCGAGAGCGGAAACACCGACGTCGCTGTTTCTAGCAGGACAGGATTGTTGACTGCGGTTCGTCGCGGTGAAGCACCGATCCTGGCGAGGTTCGAAGGTGCGTACGCTGCCACAACACTGACGGTGATGGGAGATCGAAAAGACTATCAGGATCGTCGGCCAGAAACGTGGAGTCAGATCGACGCGTTGGTTGCCGCGAAATGGCATCGTGTGAAAGTCGAGCCCAGCGATCTTTGCGACGATCCTGCGTTCCTTCGCCGCGTGTACCTTGACCTGACCGGATTGCCACCGACGAGTGATCAGTTTCGCAGCTTCGTGGCGGATGATTCGCCGACCCGAATCAAACGTGCGCGAGTGATCGATGAATTGATCGGCAGTGAAGCATACATCGAGTTCTGGACCAACAAGTGGGCGGATCTGCTACAGGTCAATCGAAAGTTTCTTGGCGTCGAAGGCAGCACCAAATTTCGTGAATGGATCCGCGCCAGTGTCGCCGCCAATCAGCCGTATGATCGGTTTGCTGAAGAAGTGCTTACCGCGACCGGTTCCAACAACGACAATGCACCGGCTTCGTATTTCAAGACACTGCGTGTGCCCGAAGACACGATGGAGAACACGACGCATTTGTTTCTGGGGATTCGTTTCAACTGCAATAAATGCCACGACCACCCGTTCGAACGCTGGACCCAGGACCAGTACTATGAAATGGCGTCGTACTTTGCGCGTGTCGGGCTCGAGAAAGATCCGGCATCGGGAGATCGAAAAATTGGTGGCACCGCCGTCGAAGGCGCGACGCCTTTGTTCGAAAAAGTCGTCGACAAGGTCACTGGTGACGTCATGCATCCGCGGACGGGGCAACCGGTCGAGCCGAAGTTTCCCTTCGACGTACCTCACGAAGTCGAACCCAATGCAACACGACGAACAAAGTTGGCTCGTTGGATCACAGACGCCGACAATCCGTACTTTGCTCGTAGCTATGTCAATCGGTTGTGGGGCTACTTGTTTGGTGTGGGACTGATCGAGCCGATCGATGATATTCGGGCGGGCAATCCACCCACCAATCCCGATCTTCTTGATCACTTGTCGACAACGTTCATCGAATCGGGATTCGATGTCGCGCACATGATGCGGACGATTTGCAATAGCCGCACGTACCAATTGGATGTCGCAGTTCACGCGATGAACCAAGACGACAAACTGAACTATTCGCACGCTCTGCCACGGCGGTTGCCGGCGGAAGTGATCTACGATGCGGTTCACTCAATTACCGGTGCCGTTTCTCATATCCCAGGCGTCCCGCCGGGGACTCGCGCAGCGGCGCTAACCGATTCCGGCGTCAAGCTGGAAGACGGTTTCTTGCAGAATTTGGGGCGACCCACGCGAGAAACGGCCTGCGAATGCGAGCGGTCCAGTGACCTTCAATTGGGGCCGGTGATGGCCCTGATCAGTGGGCCGACCATTGGTGCTGCGATCGCGGATCCCAAGAATGATCTCGCGAAGTTGGTCGACAAACACGCCGACGATCACGCCTTGGTCGAAGAATTATTCATTCGTACGCTTGGACGAACGCCCAGCGAAGCCGAGTTCGCAGCGTTTATCGAAACCACAGCGACGATCATGTCCGATCATCAAAAACTTGGCGATCGGTTGGCCGTATCGGAACAAGAGTGGAAAAAGCGTCGCGAGAAGTTGGAAATCGAGCGAGCGGCGAACCTTGCGGCAACGGTCGCGAAAATCGAGCAGCGGAAAATCGAAATGCAACCCGAACACCAGATACTGGAAGAAGCACGCCTTCAGAAGATGAAAGCGGCCGAAGCCATGGTCGCGAAAGCAAAATCAGGCATCGACCAGCGAATCGCGAAATGGTCAAAAGACTCAAGTGGCGAAATCGAGTGGCACCCGATCGCATTGAGCGCAGCGTCCACCACCAATCAATCGGTTCTTGTTCCGTTATCGGACCGATCGATCATCGCGAGTGGGAAAAAGGGAAAAGGCATTTACAAGCTAACCTTCCAAACGAAACTGCCGCGGATTACTGGGTTCCGCATCGAAGCGATCCCCGATCCCAGTTTGCCGTCGAGCGGTCCGGGTTTAGGAGGAAACGGCAATTTTGTATTGACGGAAGTGGTCGTCAAATCGGGATCCATCGATCAACCGGGCAAATTGACGGCGGCGAAAATTGCGAGAGCGACCGCCGACTATTCGCAGTCTGGGTTCAAAATCGACCAAACATTCGATGCTAAGACGAACGATCAAGGCGGGTGGGCTGCGGCCAATGCGTTGGGCATTGTTCACTGGGCGACGTTCCAGTTCGCCGAACCAATCGCGAATGAGGCTGGTACGGTACTGAATTTTGACTTGCACCAATTTCACAATGCGGTCGATCACCGCCTCGGGCGATTTCGAATCAGCCTGACCACGGATGCCGGCAAGATCGGATTGGGCCGACCGGAGTCGTTGGCGGCCATCCTTGACACGCCCGCCGGCCAACGTAGCGACGAATCGAAAAGCCTGCTCGCCGACTACGTTTCGAAAACGGATCCAGAGATCCAAAAAGCAACGGAAGCACTTCAGGTTGCCAGGCAGCCGATTGCTGCCGACGAACAGGTCGTTGCACTGGAGCAGCAGCAGACGCGATTGTCGGTGCCCACACCCGATTCGCCGGCGTTGGTGCAATTGCGTGCAGACGCGGACCAAAGTACCCGGCAACTCGAGAACGTTCGCTTGACTGCCGCCGAGGACTTGACTTGGGCGTTATTGAATAGCCCGGCGTTTTTGTTCAACCACTAA
- a CDS encoding prepilin peptidase, translating into MELRIIFLMCVGAIAGALANHIIYTFAYFGARPISPWVAADEKAPPRKWLDRVPIVGWLGLRREAVVHGRGFWVRPMLIEIAMAISIPMLFWFETQAGGLLPIEARFPQSITNFEPWAMWIFSAHAILLTLMVAATFIDFDERTIPDIITIPGTLIGLVFGAISIEIFLPTALPVGGNAQSLLPTTFDSPWYAAGPWMGMTGLRVGIAIWTVWCFALADRRWHGPLLRRRGFARAVNHFLAGLVRYGFWKVLLAMWIVGLIAIVSVWNSGGNSWLGLFSSLVGLAVGGGVVWAIRIVASSAMNVEAMGFGDVTLMAMVGAFIGWQGAISAFFLAPFAAIFIVIIQYIITRDPQVPFGPYLCAGTALTVLNWDRVYNSWLATNLQMIGPMLLWICIAMLGLMGVMLFVWRHIKMRLFAD; encoded by the coding sequence ATGGAACTTCGGATAATTTTTTTGATGTGCGTTGGGGCGATCGCCGGAGCGCTCGCTAACCATATCATCTACACTTTCGCGTATTTCGGAGCCCGCCCGATTTCCCCCTGGGTGGCGGCCGACGAAAAAGCACCGCCGCGAAAATGGCTTGATCGAGTCCCGATCGTGGGCTGGCTTGGCCTGCGCCGCGAAGCGGTCGTTCATGGCCGCGGTTTCTGGGTGCGTCCCATGTTGATCGAGATCGCGATGGCGATTTCGATTCCGATGCTTTTCTGGTTCGAAACTCAGGCAGGCGGCCTGCTGCCGATCGAAGCACGGTTTCCACAATCCATCACCAATTTCGAACCTTGGGCGATGTGGATTTTTTCTGCCCATGCGATCCTGTTGACGCTGATGGTGGCCGCAACCTTCATTGACTTCGACGAACGAACGATCCCCGACATTATCACCATTCCGGGAACGCTGATCGGCTTGGTGTTTGGCGCGATTTCGATCGAGATTTTTTTACCGACCGCATTGCCGGTGGGCGGTAATGCTCAATCTCTGCTACCAACGACTTTTGATTCGCCCTGGTACGCAGCGGGTCCATGGATGGGAATGACGGGCCTGCGCGTCGGAATCGCAATTTGGACCGTGTGGTGCTTCGCCCTGGCCGACCGACGCTGGCACGGTCCGTTGTTGCGCCGGCGTGGATTCGCGCGCGCCGTCAATCACTTCTTGGCCGGCCTGGTGCGTTACGGATTCTGGAAGGTTCTGCTAGCGATGTGGATCGTCGGCCTGATTGCGATCGTATCGGTTTGGAACTCGGGCGGGAATTCATGGCTAGGACTGTTTTCATCGCTGGTCGGCCTCGCTGTCGGCGGCGGCGTCGTTTGGGCGATTCGTATCGTCGCGTCATCGGCGATGAATGTCGAAGCGATGGGGTTCGGTGACGTGACTTTAATGGCAATGGTCGGCGCGTTCATCGGATGGCAGGGAGCGATATCGGCATTCTTCCTCGCTCCTTTTGCCGCCATCTTCATCGTCATCATCCAGTACATCATCACCCGCGACCCGCAAGTTCCATTTGGACCCTACCTGTGCGCGGGAACCGCACTGACCGTCTTGAATTGGGACCGCGTTTACAACAGTTGGTTGGCCACCAACTTGCAGATGATCGGCCCCATGCTGTTATGGATTTGCATCGCCATGCTAGGATTGATGGGAGTGATGCTTTTCGTTTGGCGTCACATCAAGATGAGATTATTTGCCGACTGA
- a CDS encoding glycosyltransferase, giving the protein MRAKLSTFDLVFIDREIFDNESTEMEERFREACGKMVIDIDDAVFLRYPEKFDHLMKMADLVVCGNRFLMERVHPLNSQLLHIPTCVDMEDYRQRRPKPVSDLPVVGWMGTTGNLKYLEVPANALRAVAAKIPYELRVVVPDISPLAETNLAGVNLVHQRWDPAGEVQQLQQMDIGLMPLFANQEWDIYKCGLKLIQYLAVGVPAIAAPVGVNSEIMESQQNGLTAETTDEWEAALTKLLSNQSMRNEMGLRGRQTVQAKYSIGANYPVLRDRLIELVETH; this is encoded by the coding sequence ATGCGTGCAAAGTTATCTACTTTTGACTTGGTATTTATCGATCGCGAGATTTTTGACAACGAATCGACTGAGATGGAAGAGCGTTTTCGTGAGGCCTGTGGAAAGATGGTCATCGACATCGACGACGCCGTGTTTCTGCGCTATCCCGAAAAGTTTGACCACCTGATGAAGATGGCTGATCTTGTCGTTTGTGGGAATCGTTTCTTGATGGAAAGGGTTCATCCGCTCAATAGCCAATTGCTTCACATCCCAACCTGCGTCGATATGGAAGACTACCGCCAGCGTCGCCCTAAACCCGTAAGTGACCTGCCTGTGGTGGGATGGATGGGCACTACGGGAAACTTGAAATACTTGGAAGTCCCCGCGAATGCACTGCGAGCGGTCGCGGCAAAAATCCCTTATGAATTGAGAGTTGTTGTTCCGGACATTTCGCCGCTAGCGGAAACCAATCTTGCCGGCGTCAATCTTGTTCACCAGCGTTGGGACCCGGCTGGCGAAGTGCAACAGCTTCAACAAATGGATATTGGGCTGATGCCTCTGTTCGCAAACCAGGAATGGGATATCTATAAGTGTGGATTGAAATTGATACAGTACCTGGCGGTTGGAGTGCCTGCGATTGCTGCGCCCGTCGGAGTTAATTCCGAAATCATGGAAAGTCAACAAAACGGATTGACGGCGGAAACCACCGATGAATGGGAAGCAGCACTCACCAAGCTGCTGTCTAACCAATCGATGAGAAATGAGATGGGTCTGCGCGGGCGACAAACCGTTCAGGCGAAGTACTCGATTGGCGCTAACTACCCGGTCCTGAGAGATCGTCTCATCGAACTGGTTGAAACTCATTGA
- a CDS encoding class I SAM-dependent methyltransferase, with translation MKRIPGLRAFFYWLMDDRGQPLPSWPEKFDQGPPRVLELGCSTGAYLGRLADAGWQGVGIEPSLVASQKARESGYAVHTGVLDDVQLSPRSFDAICAWMVLEHTIDPVDTLQLFARLLRPGGQLLLSVPNAGCWEPKVFRKYWYVWESPRHLHHFDPKRLQKLLQDTGYPDVQVVHQRNVLNIIGSIGIFLKRFQSTARLGQRIMRYPDSPRLPVQLLLAPIAQALALFGQAGRLTIIAHTSCDQTTAGDLPK, from the coding sequence TTGAAGCGAATTCCCGGTTTGCGAGCCTTCTTCTATTGGCTGATGGACGATCGCGGCCAGCCGCTTCCAAGTTGGCCGGAAAAGTTTGACCAAGGCCCACCTAGAGTTTTAGAACTGGGATGCTCGACCGGAGCCTACCTCGGCAGGCTTGCCGACGCCGGTTGGCAAGGAGTCGGTATCGAACCCAGTTTGGTTGCATCGCAAAAGGCACGTGAAAGCGGGTACGCAGTGCATACCGGTGTGCTTGATGACGTCCAATTGTCGCCTCGGTCGTTCGATGCCATCTGTGCCTGGATGGTGCTGGAACACACCATCGATCCGGTTGACACCTTGCAGTTGTTTGCCCGTCTACTTCGCCCTGGCGGTCAACTCCTACTCAGTGTTCCCAATGCGGGTTGCTGGGAACCGAAAGTGTTTCGGAAGTACTGGTACGTTTGGGAATCGCCTCGACATCTTCATCACTTTGATCCGAAGCGACTGCAGAAGCTACTCCAAGACACCGGATACCCCGATGTCCAAGTAGTGCATCAACGAAACGTACTCAATATCATTGGCAGCATTGGGATTTTTCTGAAGCGTTTTCAATCAACGGCTCGATTGGGTCAACGAATCATGCGTTATCCCGATTCGCCGAGACTTCCTGTCCAGCTCTTACTCGCCCCCATCGCTCAGGCGTTGGCCCTTTTTGGGCAGGCGGGGCGATTGACAATTATCGCCCATACATCATGTGATCAAACGACCGCCGGAGATCTGCCGAAGTGA
- a CDS encoding NAD-dependent epimerase/dehydratase family protein encodes MPHLAPAVLVTGAAGFIGSHLVRAILDDERYQDFQIIAFDDLSGGFKENIPSHERVVFVQGDISNANDVAELYSKWPVRYVFHLAAYAAEGLSHFIRRFNYQNNLIGSVNLINESVKAGVQYFVFTSSIAVYGKGQVPMTEATVPHPEDPYGIGKLAVELDLKSAADMFGLKSTVFRPHNVYGEYQNIGDRYRNVVGIFMNRMMQGLPLPIFGDGSQQRAFTYVADIIRPMLSAPFVQEAEGEAFNIGASVPVSVRELVDVVASEFGGKPEIQFLAARNEVHLAWSDHSKADRVFGASTETPLAVGIRQMARWAKQVGYRKSAAFENIEIEQGLPLSWRSPNND; translated from the coding sequence ATGCCTCATCTCGCACCTGCAGTTCTTGTCACTGGCGCAGCCGGCTTTATCGGATCCCATCTTGTCCGGGCTATCCTGGATGACGAACGATACCAAGACTTTCAGATTATCGCATTTGATGACTTGTCGGGTGGGTTCAAGGAGAATATTCCAAGTCATGAACGGGTGGTTTTCGTCCAAGGTGACATCTCCAACGCCAATGATGTTGCCGAGTTGTATTCAAAGTGGCCGGTTCGTTATGTGTTTCATTTAGCGGCCTACGCGGCCGAGGGGCTGAGTCATTTTATTCGTCGATTCAACTACCAAAATAATCTGATTGGCAGTGTGAATTTGATCAACGAATCGGTAAAGGCCGGCGTTCAATATTTCGTATTCACTAGCTCGATTGCTGTGTATGGCAAAGGGCAGGTTCCGATGACAGAGGCAACCGTTCCGCATCCCGAAGACCCCTATGGCATTGGAAAGCTTGCCGTAGAGCTAGACCTAAAGTCAGCGGCGGACATGTTTGGGCTTAAGTCGACAGTGTTTCGTCCTCACAATGTGTACGGAGAATATCAGAATATCGGCGATCGATACCGTAACGTCGTGGGGATTTTCATGAACCGAATGATGCAGGGTTTGCCGTTGCCCATTTTTGGCGATGGTTCGCAACAGCGTGCCTTTACCTACGTTGCCGACATCATCCGCCCCATGTTGTCAGCTCCATTTGTTCAAGAAGCCGAGGGAGAGGCGTTCAACATTGGCGCTAGCGTACCGGTCAGCGTCCGTGAGCTAGTGGATGTAGTCGCAAGCGAGTTTGGTGGGAAACCAGAAATTCAATTCTTGGCTGCACGCAACGAAGTCCACCTTGCTTGGTCCGACCACAGTAAGGCTGATCGTGTTTTTGGTGCGTCAACCGAAACACCGCTTGCTGTTGGAATTCGACAAATGGCACGGTGGGCAAAACAAGTGGGCTATCGGAAGAGTGCTGCTTTCGAAAACATCGAAATCGAACAAGGTTTGCCGCTCAGTTGGCGGTCGCCCAACAACGACTGA